CGAAATCGAGCAGCTTCGCGTGCGGCCCGTCGTCGGCCATCGCGATCACGATGTTGTGCGGCGTCAGATCCCGGTGCACGATGCCGCGGCGATGCGCAGCGGCGAGCGCATCGAGCACCTCCGTCATCAGCCGCCCCGTGTCGACGGCCGACAACGGCCCCTCCATCGCAAGCCGGTCGCGCAGGGTCCGGCCCTGCACGCGTTCGAATACGGCGAACAACCGCCCGTCGGGTGCCTCGCCCTTGTCCAGCAACGCCACGATGTTCGGGTGACGTAGCGCCTCGCACAGGCCTGTCTCGCACCGGAAGCGCATGCGCTGGCGCGCGCGCTCGGTTGCGGTCCGCGCGACATCGTCCCGCATCAGCTTGATCGCGACGTCTTGCCCCGTCTCGCAGCAGGTCGCGCGGAACACCACGCCGCTGCCGCCTTCACCGAGCAACGCACCGAGCCGGTAATGCCGCTTGCCGGCCAACGTCGCGAAGGGCGCGGCGGGCTGCGGCGATTCACGCGTATGCGGCCCGACGCGTGCGCGTGACGCCGTCGGCAACCCGGGTTGTCGTTCCGCGTTCACGAGCAGTAGACGACCGGATCCGGCACCGGACGATGCATGCCGATACGCGGCTCGACGCGCGGCACCGACTGGCACTCGAGGCGCTCGCCACGCATGACGCGGAACGGGAAATCGCCGAAGCGGACGCTGCCGCGCCGCCGCTCGACGAGCTGGCTCGCGTCCAGCCCCGGCAGCGCCGCGAACTGGCTCCGGGCGCGATGAATCTGCACGTTGAGATGGGACGTATCGATACCGAGCATGCGCGCCAGCCGGTCGAGTTCGATCCAGCCTTGCGTGGCGGCGTCGTAGCCGGCCTGCATGTCGGCCGAGCGTGCGCGGGCAAGCGTGACGAGGCTGTAGTGATGCGCGCGCTCGCCGAGGTCGACCACACCGCCGCGAATGTGCAGCAGCGCACGTGCGTGTTCTTCGTCCCGGCTGACGAAGAACTCGAGCAGTCGGGACGGCGCGGTCGGATCGGCAGGCGCGCGCAGCGTCATGGTCGAGCCATGGCGCACGAGCGCCACGCGCCACGTGAAGCCCCCCGTCGACACTTCATCGCCGTCATGGAGCG
This window of the Burkholderia lata genome carries:
- a CDS encoding FHA domain-containing protein; amino-acid sequence: MAILKNDSSGEACLLRAYHVFGRDTARCDTVIRDASVSRVHAHIRWAGGLWELHDHSSNGTSVSGVPLRDGEHAVLQRGDVIRFGTAGVAPWRVDALDDPADTLWPVRGAVHPIVLTPRQILAAHAAQPVTIVQSPAGEWLCDDTLPPRALHDGDEVSTGGFTWRVALVRHGSTMTLRAPADPTAPSRLLEFFVSRDEEHARALLHIRGGVVDLGERAHHYSLVTLARARSADMQAGYDAATQGWIELDRLARMLGIDTSHLNVQIHRARSQFAALPGLDASQLVERRRGSVRFGDFPFRVMRGERLECQSVPRVEPRIGMHRPVPDPVVYCS